From the genome of Eucalyptus grandis isolate ANBG69807.140 chromosome 2, ASM1654582v1, whole genome shotgun sequence, one region includes:
- the LOC104432860 gene encoding NAC domain-containing protein 68, whose protein sequence is MAFGFLFVPAEKALFGEDEWYFFSPRDRKYPNGGRPNRAAASGYWKATGTDKPILASGESRSIGVKKALVFYTGRPTKSAKTDWIMNEYRLLDTVIRPSRLKGSMRLDDWVLCRVRQKTKVPKKNVQNQDRQSPEAPRYSLQTEAAQPTCTYFNPHMSMDHLFKDCQLIAYLLAGKAPPAMEAISNISVEGSRNGNNINSVYYESSDNIDSPSTVYPTSNCVNTLKRKAFE, encoded by the exons AtggcttttggttttctttttgtcccaGCAGAGAAGGCTTTATTTGGGGAAGATGAGTGGTATTTCTTCAGTCCAAGAGATAGAAAATATCCAAATGGTGGAAGACCAAACAGGGCAGCAGCTTCCGGTTATTGGAAAGCAACAGGAACCGACAAGCCAATACTTGCTTCTGGGGAATCAAGGAGCATAGGAGTCAAGAAAGCTCTTGTCTTCTATACTGGTCGCCCAACCAAGTCGGCCAAGACAGATTGGATCATGAATGAATACAGGTTGCTCGACACAGTAATCAGGCCATCAAGGTTAAAAGGGTCCATGAGA CTGGATGATTGGGTGCTATGCAGAGTGCGACAAAAAACAAAGGTACCTAAAAAGAATGTTCAAAACCAAGATAGACAATCACCTGAAGCACCGAGGTACTCACTACAGACCGAGGCAGCACAACCTACATGCACATACTTCAATCCTCATATGAGCATGGATCATCTGTTCAAAGATTGCCAACTTATAGCATACCTGCTGGCTGGGAAAGCTCCACCCGCCATGGAAGCCATCTCTAATATAAGTGTTGAAGGCAGTAGGAATGGTAACAATATAAACTCAGTTTATTATGAAAGTTCTGATAATATAGATTCTCCAAGTACTGTGTATCCAACAAGCAATTGTGTCAACACATTAAAAAGGAAAGCTTTTGAGTAG
- the LOC104432861 gene encoding zinc finger protein GAI-ASSOCIATED FACTOR 1: protein MSGNGLFSVRDPVQEPKANPINKRRNLPGTPDPDAEVVALSPKSLMATHRFVCDICKKGFQRDQNLQLHRRGHNLPWKLKRRTKDREQPRKRVYICPETTCVHHDPSRALGDLTGVKKHYSRKHGEKKWKCERCTKKYAVKSDWKAHSKICGTREYKCDCGTVFSRKDSFITHRAFCDALAEESTKFNPSNFRNEPTLAPPPSAATIPDNFRILGPEFAIPHLNSCGFSGSSSSAFLASVFGSDRPEFVPTVPMSIFGSPSASFLGSGASVLELPQCVKEEEESKSSISDAVSSLYGSSDQNHPHQQSQGLMSATALLQKAAMLGATMANPPLLNDMGLGLMNSSSSYFPNTTNFCSLSQNLNESLLSSLSSTVTCSPGGDHVLVFGDSDSSSPTADTENTLSNMVMQANGNVSRPRVVQGKLNHALVEGNLTRDFLGVGGKPRTHVNQQGLADFASLGSLSADLSPVQFT from the exons ATGTCTGGAAATGGGCTCTTTTCAGTCAGAGATCCTGTTCAAGAACCCAAGGCTAATCCAATCAATAAAAGGAGAAACTTGCCAGGAACACCAG ATCCAGATGCTGAAGTGGTTGCTCTATCCCCAAAGTCTCTGATGGCCACCCACCGCTTCGTGTGCGACATATGCAAGAAAGGTTTTCAAAGGGACCAGAACCTGCAGCTTCACAGGAGAGGACACAACCTTCCATGGAAGCTGAAGCGAAGGACCAAAGACAGAGAGCAGCCAAGAAAGAGAGTTTACATATGCCCGGAGACAACCTGCGTCCACCATGACCCATCAAGAGCTCTTGGGGACCTCACGGGGGTGAAGAAGCACTACAGCAGAAAGCACGGTGAGAAGAAGTGGAAGTGCGAGAGGTGCACCAAGAAATATGCGGTCAAGTCAGATTGGAAGGCTCACAGCAAGATTTGTGGGACTAGAGAGTATAAATGCGATTGTGGCACCGTCTTCTCCAG GAAAGACAGCTTCATCACCCACAGAGCCTTCTGTGATGCTCTAGCTGAAGAGAGCACAAAATTCAATCCCTCAAACTTCAGGAATGAGCCAACACTGGCTCCTCCTCCATCAGCTGCGACAATCCCTGATAATTTCAGAATACTCGGCCCGGAATTTGCTATTCCTCATCTTAACAGCTGTGGATTTTCCGGTTCATCTTCCAGTGCATTCTTAGCTTCAGTTTTCGGCAGCGACCGACCAGAATTTGTTCCTACCGTACCGATGAGTATTTTCGGGTCGCCGAGCGCATCCTTCCTTGGGTCCGGCGCATCCGTCTTGGAGTTGCCTCAGTGtgtgaaggaggaagaagagagcaAGAGTTCGATATCTGATGCAGTGAGTTCTTTGTATGGTTCAAGCGATCAGAATCATCCGCATCAACAAAGCCAAGGTCTCATGTCAGCCACTGCACTCTTGCAGAAAGCAGCCATGTTGGGAGCTACCATGGCCAATCCACCACTCCTCAATGACATGGGTCTCGGACTAATGAACTCATCGTCATCTTATTTTCCCAACACTACAAATTTCTGCTCCCTTTCTCAGAACTTGAATGAGTCACTACTGAGTTCATTGTCCTCTACAGTCACTTGCTCTCCTGGAGGAGATCATGTGCTGGTGTTTGGCGATTCGGACTCGAGCTCACCGACAGCCGACACTGAGAACACGCTGAGTAACATGGTGATGCAAGCCAATGGGAATGTGAGCCGACCGAGAGTCGTTCAAGGGAAGCTGAATCATGCATTGGTTGAAGGCAATTTGACAAGGGATTTTCTTGGTGTTGGAGGCAAACCAAGAACACACGTCAACCAGCAGGGGCTAGCAGATTTTGCTTCACTGGGTTCGTTGTCCGCGGATTTGAGCCCAGTACAGTTCACTTAG
- the LOC104432862 gene encoding fasciclin-like arabinogalactan protein 12 precursor — MMKRLSFLLLLVLLFQCSTTLAQPAAAPAPPVIAPAAPATPALGPAPPVLGPAPAGPTDITKVLKKASQFTVLLKLMRATSVDKQINAQLNNSNNGLTIFAPNDNAFSSLKSGTLNQLSSEQQVELVQFHVVPTYLAVPQFQTVSNPLRTQAGGSGKFEFPLTLTTSGSSVNISTGVTNATVDQTVYNDGQLAVYMVDKVLLPMSIFGPKPPAPAPAPAKPKKKPALASSPVADSVPVDTSGEGKLMVPGMMVFIGLSVVGTFYS, encoded by the coding sequence ATGATGAAGAGACTGTCATTTCTGCTCCTACTGGTCCTGCTCTTCCAATGCTCTACCACCTTGGCTCAGCCTGCGGCCGCCCCAGCTCCGCCTGTGATAGCCCCGGCTGCACCTGCTACGCCTGCCTTAGGCCCGGCTCCTCCTGTCTTAGGCCCAGCTCCTGCAGGCCCAACCGACATCACGAAGGTCCTCAAGAAGGCGAGCCAATTTACGGTGCTGCTCAAGCTCATGAGGGCCACCTCAGTCGACAAACAGATCAACGCGCAACTTAACAACTCGAACAATGGCCTAACCATCTTCGCCCCGAATGACAATGCCTTCTCGAGCCTCAAGTCTGGGACTTTGAACCAGCTCTCGTCTGAGCAGCAGGTTGAGCTCGTGCAGTTCCATGTAGTCCCGACATACTTGGCTGTGCCCCAATTCCAAACAGTCAGCAATCCGCTGAGGACACAAGCAGGCGGGAGCGGGAAGTTCGAGTTCCCACTGACTTTGACTACATCCGGTAGCAGTGTGAACATATCGACTGGTGTCACCAATGCAACAGTGGACCAAACAGTATATAACGATGGCCAGTTGGCTGTGTATATGGTCGACAAGGTTCTGCTTCCAATGAGCATATTCGGCCCGAAGCCACCTGCGCCGGCGCCTGCCCCAGCAAAGCCAAAGAAGAAGCCTGCCTTGGCATCAAGCCCGGTAGCCGACAGCGTCCCGGTGGACACATCTGGTGAAGGGAAATTGATGGTCCCTGGAATGATGGTGTTCATTGGATTGAGTGTTGTTGGGACATTCTACTCGTGA
- the LOC104435375 gene encoding ena/VASP-like protein, whose product MQRRTMTEAKSRERAGSSKTPNKKSGADAAPAVKNKQPPPPPPPKAGKSNGVAPPPPGTEVLVVPSSSTESQAREPESKRSRSPKARERGGDPAGAKKRRRRKREEGGASGEGRGSSMSNGAAAAREPEALVVPSSSAESQGGGGGGGGGGGEREPKGDRSAKVREEVAAGSAAVQKKRKRQEREDGDESRDDSKLCIFPMNRIRTIAKSEESDLRINHEAYFVINKATEKFIEQLCEDAYALAAARDSRRSFKYNHLSSLVCKWKRYDFLSDFVPEKMKAEDALAERKPEET is encoded by the exons ATGCAACGTCGGACGATGACAGAGGCCAAATCGCGGGAGAGAGCGGGAAGCTCTAAGACGCCGAACAAGAAGAGCGGCGCCGACGCCGCCCCCGCCGTCAAGAACaagcagccgccgccgccgccgccgcctaaAGCCGGCAAGAGCAACGGCGTCGCGCCGCCTCCTCCCGGAACCGAGGTCCTAGTCGTCCCGTCCTCCAGCACCGAATCGCAAGCGCGGGAGCCCGAATCGAAGCGAAGCCGGAGCCCGAAGGCGCGCGAGCGCGGCGGTGATCCGGCGGGCGCGAAGAAGCGGAGGCGTCGCAAGCGGGAGGAAGGCGGGGCGAGCGGGGAGGGGCGTGGATCGAGCATGAGCAATGGCGCCGCCGCGGCGCGGGAACCCGAGGCGCTGGTCGTCCCGTCCTCGAGCGCCGAGtcgcaaggaggaggaggaggaggaggaggaggaggaggggagcgGGAGCCGAAGGGAGATCGGAGCGCGAAGGTGCGCGAAGAAGTCGCCGCGGGCTCGGCGGCGGTTCAGAAGAAGCGGAAGCGCCAGGAGCGAGAGGACGGGGACGAGAGCAGGGACGATTCGAAGCTCTGCATCTTTCCGATGAACAGGATCAGGACGATCGCGAAGAGCGAAGAATCCGACTTGCGCATCAATCACGAGGCTTATTTCGTCATCAACAAAGCCACG GAAAAGTTTATCGAGCAGCTTTGTGAAGACGCGTATGCCTTAGCTGCTGCTCGCGATAGTAGAAGATCTTTCAAGTATAACCACCTGT CATCACTTGTTTGCAAGTGGAAGAGATATGACTTTCTTTCAG ATTTCGTTCcagagaaaatgaaagcagaAGATGCATTGGCAGAGAGGAAACCAGAAGAGACATGA
- the LOC104432863 gene encoding uncharacterized protein LOC104432863 translates to MEGGKPLILMASLVVLVLLGASMVRGATTKPDPDSTKYVMLNKTSSGHERAFCLASGKCRFKRLTCPTECQVRKPKKNKKQKGCFIDCSSSKCEATCKYRRANCQGYGSLCYDPRFVGGDGVMFYFHGATGGNFALVSDDNLHINAHFIGTRPEGRARDFTWVQALAVIFDKHTLVIQAKRVSHWDDNVDALNVIWDNQAVQVPTDGEAEWRHEGEDRTVIVERTDDTNSVRVTVSGLLEMDVGVRPIGEEENRVHNYQIPKDDAFAHLETQFRFSSLSDLVEGVLGKTYRPNYVSPVKVGVPMPMMGGEDKYQTPSLLSPVCKVCRFKGPTGRASVEGVAQY, encoded by the exons ATGGAGGGAGGAAAGCCATTGATCTTGATGGCTAGCCTTGTGGTTCTGGTCTTGCTGGGGGCATCCATGGTCCGAGGGGCAACCACAAAACCTGACCCCGATTCGACCAAGTACGTGATGCTAAATAAAACGTCTTCTGGCCATGAACGAGCCTTTTGTCTGGCGTCCGGCAAGTGTCGCTTCAAGAGGCTCACTTGCCCTACCGAGTGCCAGGTGAGGAAGcccaagaagaacaagaagcaaaagGGTTGCTTCATCGactgcagcagcagcaagtgCGAAGCCACTTGCAAAT ATAGAAGAGCCAACTGCCAGGGATATGGCTCTCTCTGTTACGACCCTCGGTTCGTCGGCGGCGACGGCGTAATGTTCTATTTCCACGGGGCAACTGGAGGGAACTTTGCGCTCGTCTCTGATGACAACCTCCACATCAATGCCCACTTCATCGGGACTCGCCCTGAGGGACGGGCGCGTGACTTCACGTGGGTCCAAGCCCTCGCGGTCATTTTTGACAAGCACACCCTTGTCATCCAAGCGAAGAGAGTCTCGCACTGGGACGACAATGTAGATGCTCTCAACGTCATTTGGGACAACCAGGCGGTCCAAGTCCCCACCGACGGAGAGGCCGAGTGGAGGCATGAAGGCGAGGACAGGACCGTGATAGTCGAAAGGACCGATGATACTAACTCTGTGAGGGTGACGGTGAGTGGATTGCTCGAAATGGATGTAGGGGTAAGGCCGATTGGTGAAGAAGAGAACCGGGTTCACAACTATCAAATACCGAAAGACGATGCGTTCGCTCACTTGGAGACACAGTTCCGGTTCTCTAGTCTGTCGGACCTGGTTGAAGGAGTTCTGGGCAAGACTTACAGGCCAAACTACGTGAGCCCTGTGAAGGTCGGCGTTCCCATGCCGATGATGGGCGGCGAAGACAAGTACCAAACACCATCTCTATTGTCACCTGTCTGCAAAGTTTGCAGGTTCAAGGGGCCAACTGGGCGTGCTAGTGTTGAGGGCGTTGCTCAGTACTAA
- the LOC104432864 gene encoding probable pyridoxal 5'-phosphate synthase subunit PDX2: protein MTVGVLALQGSFNEHIAALRRLGVKGVEIRKPEQLQGVSSLIIPGGESTTMAKLADFHNLFPALREFVKMGNPVWGTCAGLIFLADKVTGQKAGGQDLIGGLHCTVHRNFFGSQIQSFEADLSVPELASKEGGPDTFRGVFIRAPAVLEVGPEVEVLADYPVPSDKLMDEAQEENKGSEKKVIVALRQGNLLGTAFHPELTADSRWHTYFLKMASEIEGGASNSIVAVEGGDLTFDQQPMNDLPIFQ from the exons ATGACGGTCGGCGTCCTCGCTCTCCAGGGATCTTTCAACGAACACATCGCAG CGCTTCGGAGGCTCGGGGTGAAGGGAGTGGAGATAAGGAAGCCGGAGCAACTGCAGGGCGTCAGCTCGCTGATCATCCCCGGCGGGGAGAGCACCACCATGGCCAAGCTCGCCGACTTCCATAACCTG TTCCCGGCTCTTCGAGAGTTTGTTAAGATGGGAAATCCTGTCTGGGGAACATGCGCTGGTCTGATATTCCTGGCTGACAAAGTAACTG GACAAAAGGCAGGAGGACAAGATCTTATTGGAGGCCTACATTGCACTGTCCACAGGAACTTTTTTGGCAGTCAG ATTCAGAGCTTTGAAGCAGATCTTTCAGTTCCGGAGCTCGCATCAAAGGAAGGAGGTCCTGATACGTTCCGTGGAGTTTTTATTCGAGCTCCTGCTGTACTTGAAGTAGGGCCAGAAGTTGAAGTGCTTGCTGACTATCCAGTTCCGTCTGACAAACTGATGGATGAAGCTCAAGAG GAGAACAAAGGATCTGAAAAGAAAGTAATTGTAGCTCTCAGGCAAGGGAACTTGCTTGGGACTGCCTTCCATCCAGAGTTGACAGCGGACTCACGATG GCATACGTACTTCCTTAAAATGGCAAGCGAAATCGAAGGAGGAGCCTCAAACAGCATTGTGGCGGTCGAAGGAGGTGACTTGACTTTTGACCAACAGCCAATGAACGATCTTCCCATATTCCAATAG